One Longimicrobium terrae DNA segment encodes these proteins:
- a CDS encoding VOC family protein: MPVINAYPAGSFCWLDMGANDLAVAERFYTALFGWTTDRTQFGPDEGDVYLRMKLHGRAAAAIYPLDPGQKMERVPSAWLSYLAVDDAEAAAARAVELGATLLAEPFDVMDEGRMVLLTDPSHATVALWEAKEHRGAEVRDEPGAATWTELATRDLAKAERFYTGLLGWTADTFTRGPVPYTLFLRDGEPVAGMLRLAQSMDGIPPHWMPFFAVTDVEGDLRRAEEMGAVRLVGPEPLAGVGRFATMQDPQGAAFSILQRTSR; encoded by the coding sequence TCGCCGTCGCGGAGCGCTTCTACACGGCGCTGTTCGGCTGGACCACGGACCGCACCCAGTTCGGCCCCGACGAGGGCGACGTCTATCTGCGGATGAAACTGCACGGGCGCGCCGCGGCCGCCATCTACCCGCTCGATCCGGGGCAGAAGATGGAGCGCGTGCCCTCCGCCTGGCTCAGCTACCTGGCCGTGGACGACGCCGAAGCCGCCGCCGCGCGTGCTGTTGAACTCGGCGCCACGCTGCTGGCGGAGCCCTTCGACGTCATGGACGAGGGGCGGATGGTGCTGCTGACCGATCCCTCTCACGCCACCGTCGCGCTGTGGGAGGCAAAGGAGCACCGCGGCGCCGAGGTGCGCGACGAGCCCGGCGCGGCCACGTGGACCGAGCTCGCCACGCGCGATCTGGCCAAGGCGGAGCGCTTCTACACCGGCCTGCTGGGATGGACCGCGGACACGTTCACCCGCGGCCCCGTGCCCTACACCCTGTTTCTTCGCGATGGCGAGCCGGTGGCGGGAATGCTGCGGCTCGCGCAGTCGATGGACGGCATTCCGCCGCACTGGATGCCGTTCTTTGCCGTCACCGACGTGGAAGGCGATCTGCGGCGCGCGGAGGAGATGGGCGCCGTCCGCCTGGTGGGGCCGGAGCCGCTGGCGGGCGTCGGCCGGTTCGCGACGATGCAGGATCCGCAGGGCGCCGCGTTCTCCATCCTCCAGCGCACCTCCCGCTGA